The Nitrospira sp. genome includes the window TCTGGCGGCGATCCTCACGAATCTCCAAGAGCACGATGTTCTGTTCATCGATGAAATCCACCGGTTGCCGGCTTCGGTCGAAGAGGCGCTCTATCCGGCGATGGAGGACTATCAACTCGATCTGGTCGTCGGGCAGGGACCTGCGGCCAGAACAGTCAAGCTGGATCTCCCGCAATTCACGTTGGTCGGAGCCACGACGAAAGCCGGCGCACTGACCTCTCCGCTCCGTGACCGGTTTGGACTCGTCTATCGGCTCGACTTCTACTCACCGACCGATCTGGAGCGCATCGTGACGCGGTCGGCCGGTGTGTTAGGCACATCGATCGATCATGCCGGTGCCGCAGAAATTGCGAGAAGAGCCCGTGGTACGCCTCGCATCGTGAATCGCTTGATCCGGCGTGTTCGGGACTATGCGCAGATTAAGGCCGAAGGGCATATCACCCGACAGGTGGCTCAAGATGCTCTGGCCTGGTTGGGAGTCGATAGTGCCGGGTTTGATGATATGGATCGAAAAATCCTAATGACCATCATCGAAAAGTTCAACGGCGGACCGGTCGGAGTGGAATCCTTGGCCGCAGCGGTGCAAGAAGAGAAAGGGACGCTGGAAGATGTGTACGAGCCCTACCTCATTCAAGCCGGCTACCTCGACCGCACCGGCCGCGGCCGCCAAGCGACAAAGCTTGCCTTCGATCACTTCAGCAAGCCGACCGATCAGCTGTTCTAGTGTAGTGATTCATGCTGTTCTTGTCTTATCCAGAGCGCTCTTGGCCCGATTCACTTTCGCTAAGATTTCCTGCGCGGATTTGGTCCACACAAAGGGGGTGGGCTGGGTATTGCGGTGGGTCATGTAGGCGTC containing:
- the ruvB gene encoding Holliday junction branch migration DNA helicase RuvB, whose translation is MTERLLAQRTTDDDRSMETVLRPQSFNDYVGQERMKESLRICIDAALQRGEALDHTIFYGPPGLGKTTIAHIIAKEMGASLRSTSGLVLTHAGDLAAILTNLQEHDVLFIDEIHRLPASVEEALYPAMEDYQLDLVVGQGPAARTVKLDLPQFTLVGATTKAGALTSPLRDRFGLVYRLDFYSPTDLERIVTRSAGVLGTSIDHAGAAEIARRARGTPRIVNRLIRRVRDYAQIKAEGHITRQVAQDALAWLGVDSAGFDDMDRKILMTIIEKFNGGPVGVESLAAAVQEEKGTLEDVYEPYLIQAGYLDRTGRGRQATKLAFDHFSKPTDQLF